TCCATGAGAGTTAGTGTGGAGCAGCCATTAACATTAGAAAACAGCAATGATAATAAATCATCATCAGGGGTAAGACCATATGTTAGATCAAGAATGCCGAGGCTGAAATGGACGCATGATCTTCACCGCAGCTTTGTACATGCTGTTGAAAGACTTGGTGGAGCAGATCGTAAGCCTACCTATCTCTTCTTGCATGAaatcagttatatatatatatatatatatatatatatatatatatatatagagagagagagagagagagagagagagagagagttaagTGCATGAAAAGGAGAAAATTTTCCTTTCTTAATTAAGGATTTAATTTCCATTCCTTTTGGTTCTCTAAAAAAGAGGAGTGGATCTATGACGGCTTAAGATGAAAGGTTTAATATTCCACTAACTATCTAGGAAAAGTGTGATACGTTCTCTAATGATTTTTTGGCGACTAATATTTATTTATTGAATTGTTGTGGTACTAATAATTAGGAGCAACTCCAAAGATGGTGCTACAACTGATGGATGTGAAGGGCCTGACCATAGCTCAAGTTAAGAGTCACCTTCAGGTTATTATTTGAAATGCaagttttttcttcttcttcttcttcttctttattttttatttttatttttaggttTCATATAGCTAGCTTTAAGATTTATTTTGTTATGAACAGATGTACCGAAGCATGAAGCACGAACAGATGATGCAAGGTATACATTTGCTTCTTTTCATCAAACTCCATTTCTTCTATGTTCAGGCGCACCAAATTAACTTTTTTTGATTTGttcttttggaaaaaaaaaaaagtatttctgGTCTTTATAGCAAGAAAATTTTGACCGGCTTGAAGCATGATTTTATTATCTAAAGAAGCTGATGAGTCATTTGAAAGTTTATATATGcttattttatcatttttttaagaaaataattgtaAGTAAATGAGTGACCAGTGATGCAATCAAGAAAAGACTGAAGTGAAATTCCATTTGAGGAATCTTTTTATGTTTCATTTCACCCTTTATGTTTTGCTGACTCCATATATATTCCATACGATAACTCCTTTTGGTTACTCAAATGGAAAAGGTTCATATAGAACTACTGTTACTAGCTAGTCTATTGCTCGCAAGACCAAAAGTGAGAATTCACTTTCCCATTTTCATCCTTTATATTATTTTAGGTAGAATTTGTTGGAAGGGTTAAAAATATGTCTGAGAAATTGCCATGTGGTGGTAGTTGCATTCTACTATCCAAACAAAGACTCTTTAATAGTACAAGGAAAGTACTGTTCATATAATAGAATgtggattcaaaatttaaaattagtGTTTGGGTAGTGAATCCTATACATTTCGTTTATAATTTTTCttcttaatttatttttcttaCGCATATACTCATGTTACGAATTAATTAGGTTCACCACAAATtcatttgactttttttttttttttttttgttaatcagAAGCTGCAAATGCGGGCAAGAAGAATAGAATGGAAGGCTCAGATCAAATGAATTATCTCCATGGGAACTATCATCATTACTATAATAGCAAAGCATTCTTTGATGGCAATCCTAATTTGACATTAAACAGTAACTATGCGGAACTTGCCTCCAGGCCTACTATTTTGCCTCCTCCATGGTTTGTCTCATTTCTCAAATCTTTTTGTTTTGCTCATCTATGAATTGATGTTAGAGTATTTCCTATATAATTCCTTCCTGAGTATAACTTTCTCTATATACATAGTGTGAATAATTTTTGTAGGAATAGCGTAACATAACCTGTAAAAACAGGTGGTCTGCCATATTTTCAAGTTATTATGAGCTGCGTTATATAAGTTAGACTCTTTGCTTAATTAGCTCATTAACAAGTGGAATTGTGGAACCCGAAAAATAAGGCGGCTAACCAATTATATTatcatatgtttttttttaaaaataaataaaaaataatcccAGGATGAATCCTGCTACAGTTACGTTGTATATTATTATTGAAAGCAATAAATGGGAGACTAGACCTTACTCCTAATATACAACCACTACTGATTGCAAGCAATCATAGCAAAAAAAGAGAATGctaattattattatatgatatttaCATTCTCTGAGACTAAGTTGACCTATACCAATTATAACATGTTAAATTATATCTTCACTCTTGTTAGTACCTAGTACATTAAGTGCAACTCTTGCTTAATTAACTAGGCaccatttttttttccttggttATGCATAAACACTAAAATGGAACGGCGTTGCCTTCACACCTTTCCCTTGTTTCAATTGAATAGGAAACAGATGCAAGAGATGAGGGAAAATTACAATAATATCACAAGGTTGGAATTAGGAAGGTCCAACTCTTGCACCATGTTCAAGGATTTCTTCAATGGCTGCAGTGTTCAAGTAATTAACGAAATCCTTCACTTCTTTTTATAAGTTAATGACTTCCTTTAACTTGATACAATAAATTAGAAACAATAGATTGGTGTGACTTGTGACTACTTAACTAATTAGAATTAAATTTGTTTTTTCCAGGAACGGAATGGGAATAAAGGGGTACAACAATATGGTAGCAGTTGGTTAAACAAGAGTGCAGCTACAATTATCAATCTTGAAGAAGAGGAAGCCTCTGGAAGCACCATGTCCTTAGAGCCATCTTCCAGTTTAGATCATGTGAATAATACTATCTCTCTTGAGCTCACCCTTGGAAATAGATCCTAATTTCACTCTCAACTCCTTGACTTTTGTCATAGAATCAAGCTAACTCAGCTAGCTAGCTAGAGCTTGATGCTAATAATCAGGTTTTAATCAATCTGAGAATCGTTTAAACTtgctttagattttttttttttaagtaactaCTGGTTCTAATAGGTGGTGTATTATATCTGAAGAATATCAGACAACTTGCTATGTATTTTCAATTTTATGATTTTCCAATTTGAAGTATATACGGAGAAGTATGTTGTCATCACTTAGCATTATTTATCGAGTTACTGAGTTCTAAATTTGTAATTTTAATTTTACATATGATCTTTCTAAGACAAATATAGAATTTGACAAAAGCTAATGATAAATCCGACCTTGCATATAATAAGGTAAAAAATACTTTTGATGGTGCCTTTTGGGGGAAAATAGTGACGGATTGATCCATGTATATTTGGGTTGGCTTGTCTCAGTAACTGAAATTAGAGTCAATAGTTCGACAAGATGCGTATGAGAGTTATAGCGCGGAGTTTGTTTATTGCCTTTACCTAGAACCTAAAAATGCACATACAAAGAGACGCTTGCATGTGGACATGGTCATAAATACTCGAATAATTCCATATAATAATTAATTAGCTCATGAATCATAGTGATAGACTATGTGAAACTTATTTTAACGGGTTTGACGATGTGCCATGTAAACCTTAGTTTGAGAAGTTTAGTGATAAGTACTGTGAAAGAAAAATTATCTGGTGTGCCAACAAAAGTCACACATGataattgaaaagaaaaataaactaatATAAGGTTTAAGATACTCTTAATAGTGCGAGTCTTTTTAAAGGAAAGTTCTTGGTCTAAAGGAATAATATCACACCGTGATAAAAATACCTTTGAGCGGAGCTAACCCAACATTATATATGGACAATTCTGTCATTAAGGTTGTGCTTGGTTGATTAAGGACCAAACCCACGAAAGTAAGTGCGAAATTATTAACAAACTTCCTATATAAAGTAATCAAACCTCAAATTGAATCTTAGAGAAAATTTGAATTAGTATGAATCAATTTGTTTACTGTAAGGTGGTAGTTCTCGACATGCAGCGACATAAAATCAGTTCCAAACCCAAAATTCTCAAGATCAAAAGGGATTTAAGGTCTTATGCACCTGAAACATCTACAAACTGATTTTTTACAAACACCTCGAACAAGGGAGAGAAACAGATAATATAAAAGGAATAGAGGAATAGAAACTCAAGCCTTGAGCTACTAATTATTTAAGGTATTAGTCTCTTTTTCTTTCCATTTAATTATCAATATTATGCGCAACTATTATTGGGATAGAGATATGATAATTAATTATGGTTGAATTTAAATGGTGTTATTGCAATTGGGTGATGTTATATTCCAATGAAATTGATTGGATTCATAGACTCAAGATTATGTACATGCATCTATGTATGTATTTGCCTTGAGATTGAGGATTTAAATATAGAAAATCATGGTTTATCAAGTTGCCTTTTAAGGCTAAATCATGAATTTCATGTATATAGGAGTTCATGGTTTATCCCTAAAATCCCAATTGATAAGTTGAGGATTTGATCGACTTTTCAGGCTCCAATAAGGAAACTAATTATAATTTGGATATAAAACATATAGGGTCCATATATTTGACCCGTTGATCGAGGGTTGACTTTTTTGACTGTCTTTGGCGGAGTTGCAATTATAAGAGAGAGGTATATTTGACCTCGATAATTGATATTTTGTGTAGATTGGAAATGTGTGGCTGAGTTTGGACACGGGGAAAAGAAGGGTAAAAGTTGTACACTTAGatgccgtttggacatggtttgaaatcccaaaacatgcctttttggatgatttgggattccaTCCCATGAcatgaaaccatgagatgaaatcacatgtccaaacgctgatttcaactcatggtttcaaatcgcatgtccaaacgcctacttagctTGGATTCGAGGTCAGTGGAGACCTTAACCTCTAGATGcgtgttttccataaatacatgATTTAATATCCATCTggagaaaaccgtgcgggcttggcccaaagcggacaatatcatgTTAAGATTATCTTTGGACCGTTTAGCCCAACAGGTTTGAGGCACAATGCACCACGAGTGGCAAAGCCACTCATGGCCAAGGGTGGTCACCTGCACACCCTTGGCTGGAAAATGGTGCTAGTATATGGATTAGATCTTATAGTTAACTGgataaaaattaaattttgaacacccttaaAATAATTGAGTTAAATAGCTTAGAGGTAAAGGGTGTTCAATTTTACCTAAAAGTCACGGTTTAAAGCTTGCGTCAAACGTTGGTCATCTtctttctttaaaagaaaacatacaaaCAATGTCTGAAGCTACTTGGTTGATTTGcatttgcacttattttcttccatGCTCCGACTAACCTTATTTGTATTTGAGttatgatttgcatttggttTATTCATATGTTGGTTTGGAGTTACGTTGGACTCATGTGTTGAAACTCCTTTATTCTTTCTTCTTTCCTTCCTATTTCCTAGAAAAGAAGAAGTCGTATTGTTAAAAAGAAGAAAACGAGGTCtaattgaaagagattaattccgtgattattctcattgattgagttggtaaatataccatagttacaatgtcctattaggatacaaactatactaacctaaaatagaagatttacaaaatattcttttactacatatttacactatttatcacacccccgcagtcgaaacgggaggtttacgaacgctgagactgtcccgaaaatcttcaaataagacctgtggcagtcctttagtgaaaatatcggcgagctgatatcgggatggaacatgaaggacacggacgtggccgcgcgccaccttttcacgaacaaaatgtatatccatctcaatgtgcttggtgcgctgatgttggactggatttcctgacaggtaaatggcactgacattatcacaataaactaaagtagccttagggatcgaacaatgtagttccaagaggaggttacgtatccaacatgattcagagacaacattagcaacccccctatattctgcttccgcactagagcgggaaagagtaggttggcgcttagatgaccaggatatcaaattatctcccaaaaacacgcaataacccgacgtcgagcatctggtgtctggacatccccccaatcagcatcagtgtatgaaaccaaatctgtaactgaagatgagtagagatgcaaaccatgatcaagagtaccctgaatataccgaataatccgcttaagagcaagcatatgcgtatctcgtggagcatgcatatgaagacaaatctgttgtacaacataagaaatatccggtctggtgaaggtaagatactgaagagcacctgcaaggctccggaaatgagtgggatcgtcacacagatcgccagaagaggcactgaccttcggtttagtgtcaaccggagtggaagaaggcttacacgaggacatccctgcacgttcaataatgtccgtagcataacttcgttgtgatagaaacataccacccttgtgacgggtcaccgcaatgccaagaaaatagttcaaaggacctaagtccttcatagcaaattctgagccaagaaggcccataatagaacaacggagagcatctgaagaagcagtaagaataatatcatccataTATAGTAAACtgtaagccaagtggtgccctttgcgatagatgaacaaggagtggtcagacctgctattagcaaaaccaatggaagaaacaaagtcagcaaatcttttataccaagctctcggtgcctgtttaagcccatataaggacttgcgcaacaaacacacataatcgggacgagatgggtctctaaaacccataggctgatgcatataaaccgtctccttgagctcgccatgaagaaatgcatttttgacatccaactgatgaatgggccaatgttgagatagagctagacttaagacagtgcggatcgttgctggcttcacgaccggactgaaagtctcaccacaatcaatgccaacctgttgtgttttgccatcacctacaagacgggctttatgcctctcaaaatcaccattagacttttctttatgagtaaaaatccacatagaccaaataacattcacattaggtggacggggtaccaaatcccacgtcttatttttaataagagcatcatattcatcatccatggccaatttccaattcgggtcacgtagcgcatccaacggtttacgaggtatggggacttggtaaccgccgtatgtagattaaatgggtgcttgggtttgaaaatcccgcgTTGACTAGGAGTGACCATGCGTgtgtgggtattgggctggacaAGTGGAGAAATGGTCGAGTTTTGCGGGGTGGTGGGAAGCTGGTGGGGGAGAGGGGCGGACTGGTACTGCGTATAGGACGATGGAGGCTGCTGCCCAGGTGGGGAGGGGTCGGCGTGGTCCTGAGTCACGGGCAGCGACGGAGGGGGACAGGGCAGCGGTGGAGGGctggcggctatatgatggatcaagtaaggagagagACCATCATCAAAGAAGTCATAAGAGGTGGGAGCCggagtatggattttggaaaacggaaattgagtctcatcaaataaaacgtgaTGACAAATAgtgattttatttgaggataaatcaaaacatttgtagccacgatggtttggtggatatcccaaaaagacacatggagttgaccgagggtgcaacttgtgaatagtagtagacggaaaagggggataacataaacacccaaagactcggagatgagaataagatggtttccgttggtaaaggacctctaaaggtgatttgtgacccaatagcttacttggtaaaatattaatgagatatgtcgccatttgcaatgcatgatgccaaaaagacggaggaaaggaggcatgagcaagaagagtccggatgacattatttagtgaacaaatttttctttctgctttcccattttgagaggatgtatgaggacacgaaagacggaaagacatcccattggatgcacaaaattttccgaattgactattagt
Above is a genomic segment from Lycium barbarum isolate Lr01 chromosome 12, ASM1917538v2, whole genome shotgun sequence containing:
- the LOC132622294 gene encoding uncharacterized protein LOC132622294; amino-acid sequence: MMKGLQFSENSSENSPSLSMRVSVEQPLTLENSNDNKSSSGVRPYVRSRMPRLKWTHDLHRSFVHAVERLGGADRATPKMVLQLMDVKGLTIAQVKSHLQMYRSMKHEQMMQEAANAGKKNRMEGSDQMNYLHGNYHHYYNSKAFFDGNPNLTLNSNYAELASRPTILPPPWKQMQEMRENYNNITRLELGRSNSCTMFKDFFNGCSVQERNGNKGVQQYGSSWLNKSAATIINLEEEEASGSTMSLEPSSSLDHVNNTISLELTLGNRS